Below is a genomic region from Micropterus dolomieu isolate WLL.071019.BEF.003 ecotype Adirondacks linkage group LG08, ASM2129224v1, whole genome shotgun sequence.
CGTCGGGAGTACCGCTGTGAGAGTGGTCGGTGGTGTGGCCCTCCTCGCCGTCCGACACCGACAGGTTCTCTGAGCTGAAAGTGGACACCGACTGGCACTTGGTGATGCTGGTCGGGCGCCTGGAGGGattcaaaagaaacaacaaggaAACCAAATTTTTAAATCACAGAATTGATAATAAGCGTAAGAATGACACAAATAACAAATCTTTCTTCTCTGAATAAATCAGCAACTTGTCAGAGAGAGAAGATATCTTGAGGGAATTTTCCAGTGACGAAGGACAGCAAGTTACTCACCGTCTCCGTGGTAACTCAACCTCACTGTCAacttcaccctcctcctcttctgatGACACTCCACGCCTCTGTAATAAGAAACAGGAAAAATGTTCAAAGTGAAAATGATCAAAGTATAACCAGAGGAACGCTGAGGAGTGTGAACACGTATCCAGCACTGTACCTGTTTGCGTGTGATAGCTGCCCTGTATAGAATGGCTGAAGGAGTGAGGTGCTGACTCCCAATTCCCCCTGATGCCCCCCGGGGCAACCGCACAGCACCAGCTCCCTCCTCCTTATCCTCCCCATCATGCGGCAAACGTGGAGATCCCAGAGACCCCCGCCCTGCTGCCGCCCCCCTCCCACATGGTGAGTCTGGGCTGCTGGAGAACGGGAACGATGCAGCATCCTCGCTTGGCGTGTCGCTGCGTGGAGGAGTTTCTGTAAAATCATCAAGACCAGCTGCCCCCACCTCGGATCCCCCTAACCCTGCAGAGGCACTGAGGCTCCCCCCTCTCTCCAGCCCGCCCACAGAGGCCTCCCCTTTCCCCTGGCCCTCTGCCTCTAGCGTGGTGCAAATGAGGTCAGGGCTGGAGGAGGATagctgcctctgctgctgctcgtGGCTGAGGCCCCGCAGGGCTGCAGAGGGCTCCAGGAGCTGCTTGGAGGTGTTAGTGGTAGAACTGTTTGCCTGGGCAGTTGTGTCTCTATTAGGGGAGGACTGATTTGCCTTAAGTCCAGCCAGGTCCCCACTGCTGCCCTTACCGGACTTGCGATGGCGGGTCTTTACCCTCCGAGACCGGCTGGGAGAAGTGGAGCTTCTGTTGGGGCAGGCTGGGATAGTGACCTGCATCACGGAGGAATCCATTTTGGGAATGATTACCTCAGACTTGAGGATGTCTGGCCTGAAAGTGTAGGAGGGATTAGTCAACAACTACAATCCACAAGCCTAATGAATATTCATTTATCCACTTCAGTATCAATATTTTATCAAATAACGCACGAAATGAGATCTCACACCTCTTTGCCGAAGGCAGTTTCTGGGGGACATTTCTCTTCTTGATGAGTTTGTCCATGGAGTTGGAGGAGCTGCTCTGCCTGGAGCTGTGGTGCTTAAACAAACCTGGATACTTCTTATCCAAAGACTGCTCTCTCCTGGGAAGAAAATACCAAATGACCTCAAAGTGTAAATGCATTGTAGTTtattaattatgtaaataatgttagcatttaacaaaaatatacCCATAGATTTATTTTTACCTCTGCAACTCTTTCTCTTTGAGCTCCAGTTGCAGCATGACGGCGCTGAGCTCCATGTAAAGGTTGTTAGCTCTCTCCAGTTTCCTCTCATAGTGCTCGCGAATGTCCAAAGCATGCCTGAGAAGAAAAGAGGCTGCTGATGTCATTGTGCATCCGCATGACAGATTCCAAATCCTCCACAATAGACATGCACTCAAGGCACTTATTTCATCCACAGTGCGGACAAAGGATTAACATGGAGAAATGGGACAGAGTGAAAGTGGCCTCATACATGTAAGCTAACATAGTAAAAAGTACCATCATCTACTGGTTGGACACCCTTAGTTACCATGAAACTGTGTATGTGAGATCCAAAAGTAAAAATCAGACCTGAGCTCCTCTCTGCGTCGGTTAATCAGCTCCTCATCGAGCCGGTGGAGACAAGTACCCTCAGATTTAATCTTCTCAAAGTGCTGTTTCACCTCTTCTCGCCATTCAGCCTGATGAGAGCACATTTCTGTTAACCAGCTCCTTTCTAGCCAGAGCTGACTACTTTTGTATGGCCATTACTGTCTGATGTCTGATTACTGTGCAAGCATGTGGGGAtgcatgtgcatttgtgtaCATCCTGtctgcatatttaaatgtatgattTGTATGTCTTTCCATCTACTGATCTTCAATATTCAGATTCGGAGACGAAACCATACCTGAGACTTGAAGTATGTCTCTTGTGGAGTGGACAGTACATCAGCTGACGCTATATCCAGATGAAGTAGGATCTGACGGAAAGAGGGCCTGTTCCTGGGCTTGCAGTTCCTGCAAATTAAAGACGGGAAAGACGGCTGTGGACATTACATTTGCAGTGCACTGTAAAACCAATAAAGTCCTTATACCACAGACGAACGCCTCCCCATGCATCTACTCTCCACCCCTGCTTCTACTACTCTAATCTGCTCATTTTCTGCTTCTCTTTTGCCTTCTTTTTCCTCACTCTAACTGTCCATTTCCAGGCATTACTCACCAGCACTGCCTGAGGAGGATCTTGAAGCCATCAGGGCAGCTCTCGGGTACGGGTAGCTGAAGGCTGTTGTTTCCCACACCCCAGATGATGGCAGACGAGTCCACATCTTTATAAGGGATCTCTCCAGTTAACATCTCCCACAGCACCACTCCGAAGGACCTTAAAGTTAAGCCAAGTTTTATTAAATCAGGAAGGACACTGAGGTCAAGATCTCTCCAATAAAAGGGTACATCATACATCATACATCACGACAAGACAAGAAGACTGTTAAATCCCTCAGAGGAGTctttgaaacactgaaacaacaaacTCATGATATTGATACAACGTCTGCTCTTCTACTGTAGTGCAGTACATTAAACATAATTGCTAAATGGTTACACTGAGTCAAGTTGTAATTTTGAAAACGTGTCAGTGCTCATCAGTCTTACCAGATGTCGACCTTTTCAGACACTGGCTCATTCCGAATGACTTCAGGAGCCATCCAAGCTACAGTGCCGGCAAATGACATCTTGGTGCTCTTGTCACTGAGCTCCTTTGAGGTGCCAAAGTCAGAGATCTTTACCAGGTCATCATGTGTAATCAGCATGCTGCAAAGGTGAGATTACTAGAATTATACATGGAAATAATAAGTAATCGGCCTTGACATGTCAGGTCTTGTGTTGGCTGATTTGCTCTTGCTGTGGTTGAGTCTGTTCACTTACTTAGGGGACTTGAGGTCTCGATGGATGATTTTGTGGAGGTGTAGGTAGTTCATGCCACCTGCAATGCCCATTGACCAGTCAACCAGTAGGGATGGGGTGATTTTACGGCCCGCCCTCAGCACCTCATACAGTTGGCCTTGAGCACAGTATTCCATCAAGATACAGTAACAAGGAGCCTGGGTGCACACACCCCTGAAAGGAAACACAGCAGTCTGATAACATAGCAGAGTTGGGGGGATCAAAGCGTGATTTATGCAATTAAATGATATGTGACCATGTATGATATCATAAGTTCcctcacttgaaagtgatgatGTTGGGGTGCTTGAGTTTGCGGAGGTGTTTGATCTCTGTTTCTTTGATGTCCCGCACTTTCTTTACAGCCACGTCTTCTCCATGGAACTTGCCGAGGAAGACAGCCCCCTGCGCCCCACTGCCCACCCACTGCAGGTCGGAGATTTCCTCAAAAGGAACCTCCCAGGACTCTAAACGCAGACCAACAagccaacaaaaaca
It encodes:
- the map3k12 gene encoding mitogen-activated protein kinase kinase kinase 12 encodes the protein MSGTCIHEPRAPSPSLSGFSTPISEPPYRRLDGDTPACTPETDLTPTQCVLRNVLSIDTGGQGAPGGSSPTPSDGPSAQFDNSVLKLHEHEACQCGGGAEAGHSPEAGAVRNQSENIRLQSGNGGFLEGLFGCLKPVWTMIGKAYSTEHKHSHEESWEVPFEEISDLQWVGSGAQGAVFLGKFHGEDVAVKKVRDIKETEIKHLRKLKHPNIITFKGVCTQAPCYCILMEYCAQGQLYEVLRAGRKITPSLLVDWSMGIAGGMNYLHLHKIIHRDLKSPNMLITHDDLVKISDFGTSKELSDKSTKMSFAGTVAWMAPEVIRNEPVSEKVDIWSFGVVLWEMLTGEIPYKDVDSSAIIWGVGNNSLQLPVPESCPDGFKILLRQCWNCKPRNRPSFRQILLHLDIASADVLSTPQETYFKSQAEWREEVKQHFEKIKSEGTCLHRLDEELINRRREELRHALDIREHYERKLERANNLYMELSAVMLQLELKEKELQRREQSLDKKYPGLFKHHSSRQSSSSNSMDKLIKKRNVPQKLPSAKRPDILKSEVIIPKMDSSVMQVTIPACPNRSSTSPSRSRRVKTRHRKSGKGSSGDLAGLKANQSSPNRDTTAQANSSTTNTSKQLLEPSAALRGLSHEQQQRQLSSSSPDLICTTLEAEGQGKGEASVGGLERGGSLSASAGLGGSEVGAAGLDDFTETPPRSDTPSEDAASFPFSSSPDSPCGRGAAAGRGSLGSPRLPHDGEDKEEGAGAVRLPRGASGGIGSQHLTPSAILYRAAITRKQRRGVSSEEEEGEVDSEVELPRRRRPTSITKCQSVSTFSSENLSVSDGEEGHTTDHSHSGTPDVVSTNTDDRLDDRSDDLLSQGSEIPADNTDPAQASDGLSERDGALGQAKAQLEAGQNPNENRALCDDSDCDSAELDQSGSGEPSRPPSAGAWVSPSQPYQGSPQAPHTGPP